A genome region from Setaria italica strain Yugu1 chromosome III, Setaria_italica_v2.0, whole genome shotgun sequence includes the following:
- the LOC101769987 gene encoding uncharacterized protein LOC101769987, whose translation MASSAQRSMASALLFLNLIMYVVVAAIAGWAINYSIDESMNSLQGASPPVRLFPIYFPIGNLATGFFVIFALITGVVGISTSLTGLHDVSQGFPANMMSAAASALVTWTLTLLAMGLACKEISISWRPASLRTLEAFTIILSGTQLLCAGSLHAGAHEAIVATPIGGRV comes from the exons ATGGCTTCGAGCGCCCAGCGATCCATGGCGTCCGCCCTCCTGTTCCTCAACCTCATTATGTACGTCGTCGTCGCGGCCATCGCCGGCTGGGCCATCAACTACAGCATCGACGAGAGCATGAACTCAC TGCAGGGCGCATCGCCGCCGGTGCGCCTGTTCCCGATCTACTTCCCGATCGGCAACCTGGCGACGGGATTCTTCGTCATCTTCGCGCTCATCACGGGCGTCGTTGGCATCTCCACGTCGCTCACCGGCCTGCACGATGTCAGCCAGGGGTTCCCGGCCAACATGATgtccgccgccgcatccgcgcTCGTCACCTGGACCCTCACCCTCCTCGCCATGGGGCTGGCGTGCAAGGAGATCAGCATCAGCTGGAGGCCCGCGAGCCTG AGAACTTTGGAGGCGTTCACCATCATCCTGTCCGGGACGCAGCTCCTCTGCGCCGGGTCGCTCCACGCCGGCGCGCACGAGGCCATCGTCGCGACCCCCATCGGCGGCAGGGTTTGA